The region CGTCGACCCGAAAGTCCGCCGCCGAGTAAGGATCGGCCGGATCGCGGATATCAATCAACCGGTGCGGCGCCCGGGCGAGCTCTTCGGCGGTGGGTTTGGCGGTGCCGATGTTCATGCCCCGGTAGACGAGGGTGGAGTCGACACTGATCAGCTCCACCGGCAGGTGTTCGCGCAGGGCCATGGCCAGGGCGGTTTTGCCGGAGGCGGTGGGGCCCATCAGGAGAATGACTTTTTGGCGGTTGGTCATTGGGTTCAGTTACTGCCCGCGCATAAAGAGCTTGTCGAGTTCATCCAGGGACTGCAGGGCCCAGGTGGGGCGGCCGTGGTTGCACTGGCCGCTGCGTTCGGTGGCTTCCATATCCCGCAGCAGCGCATTCATCTCCGGAATGGTCAGGCGGCGATTGGCGCGCACCGACCCGTGACAGGCCATGGTCGAGAGCAACTCATTGATCCGCTGCTGAATCCGCTCACTGCTGCCGTACTCGATCAGATCCGACAGCACATCCCGCACCAACTGCGCCACCGGCGCGCGATTGAGCAACGCCGGCACCTGGCGGACCAGGAGCGTTTCCGGGCCGGCCCGCTGCAACTCAAAGCCCAACTGCGTAAATGTGTTGGCGTGCTCCTCGGCACAGTCCGCCTCCTTCTGGCTCACCGCAATGCTCTCCGGCACCAGCAGCGGCTGAGTCTGCAGGCCACCCTGGGCAAAGGCCGCCTTCATCCGCTCATAGGTGATGCGCTCGTGGGCGGCGTGCATATCGACGATGATCAACCCTTGGGCATTTTCGGCCAGGATGTAAATCCCCTTCAACTGCGCAATGGCATAGCCCAGCGGCGGCACCTCGCCATCCTCAGACTCCGGCATCGGCCTGGGCGCCGACGGAGCCGCCGCCCCACCGTACTGGCCCTGGTACCCGGCGCCGCCATTGAACGGCTGATGAAGAGTGCCGTACTGGCGCATCTGCTCCGCGACCGCCCCCGGGGCGGGCGCACCGGGGGGCTGATACCCACCCGCCGGATGACTGGCGGCGGCCAGGCCCATGGGCGCCTGGCGAAACTCGCCCGCGGCAGCTCCGCTCAGGGCCGGCTCGGGCGCCTCGGCCTCCGACTCCAGACGATCCCCCGGGCGGACCTGGGCCAGGGCGTGATGCAGGCTGCTGAAAATGAAGTCGTGCACCCGGCGATTGTCCCGGAAGCGTACCTCATGCTTGGTCGGGTGCACGTTGACATCCACCGTGGACGGGTCCACTTCCAGATAGAGCACAAACGCCGGGTGACGTCCATGATAGAGCACGTCCTGGTAAGCCTGACGAACCGCATGCCCCACCAGTTTGTCGCGAATGGCCCGACCGTTGACATAAAAATGCTGCAGATCCGCCTGACTGCGATTGAAGCTCGGTTGCGCCACCCAGCCCCACAGACGCAGTCCGGACCGCTCAATGTCGATATGCAGCGCCTGCTCCATGAACGCCGGACCGCACACCTGAGCGACTCGGCGCTCGCGTTCAATCTGGGTGTGAGCTTCACGCCAGCTGTACACCGCGCGATTGTTATTGCGCAGGGTGAAGGCGACATCGAACCGGGACAGGGCCTGCCGCTTGATCACATCGTCCAGGTGGTTGTACTCGGTCTTTTCCGTGCGCAGGAATTTACGCCGGGCGGGGGTATTGAAAAACAGATCCCGCACTTCCACCGTGGTGCCTTTGGGATGGGCCGCCGGCGCCAGCTCGGCCTGCATATCGCGCCCTTCGGCGGTCACCTGCCAGCCGGCGCTCTCATCGCTGGTGTTACTGGTCAAGGTCAGGCGTGCCACGGAGCTGATACTGGCCAGCGCCTCACCGCGAAACCCGAGGGTCGCCACCGCCTCCAGGTCGTCCAGCTCGCGAATCTTGCTGGTCGCATGACGACTCAGCGCCAGGGGCAGATCGGATTTATCGATGCCCCCGCCGTTATCGCGCACCCGCATCAGCTTAATACCACCGTCCTCAACATCCACCTCAACGCGGGTCGCACCCGCGTCCAGGCTGTTTTCCAGCAGCTCCTTGATAACCGAAGACGGGCGCTCCACCACCTCACCGGCGGCGATCTGGTTGGCGAGACGGGGGTTGAGCAATTGAATTCTAGACATGCGCTCTCAATAGGGTTGAAGGCCACCGAAAAGGTGGCCACGAGCCTCAACTCGATGGAATTTTCAGCACCTGTCCGACCTGGATCACGTGACCATTGAGGCCGTTCTCCCGCCGGATGGCGTCCACACTGACATTGTGCTGGCGGGCGATAGCGCTAAGGGTATCGCCGCGACTGATGGTGTACTCCCGCGCATCACCACCG is a window of Marinimicrobium sp. C6131 DNA encoding:
- the mutL gene encoding DNA mismatch repair endonuclease MutL, translated to MSRIQLLNPRLANQIAAGEVVERPSSVIKELLENSLDAGATRVEVDVEDGGIKLMRVRDNGGGIDKSDLPLALSRHATSKIRELDDLEAVATLGFRGEALASISSVARLTLTSNTSDESAGWQVTAEGRDMQAELAPAAHPKGTTVEVRDLFFNTPARRKFLRTEKTEYNHLDDVIKRQALSRFDVAFTLRNNNRAVYSWREAHTQIERERRVAQVCGPAFMEQALHIDIERSGLRLWGWVAQPSFNRSQADLQHFYVNGRAIRDKLVGHAVRQAYQDVLYHGRHPAFVLYLEVDPSTVDVNVHPTKHEVRFRDNRRVHDFIFSSLHHALAQVRPGDRLESEAEAPEPALSGAAAGEFRQAPMGLAAASHPAGGYQPPGAPAPGAVAEQMRQYGTLHQPFNGGAGYQGQYGGAAAPSAPRPMPESEDGEVPPLGYAIAQLKGIYILAENAQGLIIVDMHAAHERITYERMKAAFAQGGLQTQPLLVPESIAVSQKEADCAEEHANTFTQLGFELQRAGPETLLVRQVPALLNRAPVAQLVRDVLSDLIEYGSSERIQQRINELLSTMACHGSVRANRRLTIPEMNALLRDMEATERSGQCNHGRPTWALQSLDELDKLFMRGQ